The genome window TTTCTCCCAAAGTCGCGTCGCCTAAATAAGACAAGTGAGCAACATTAGTTCGATCGCCTAGTTGAGTATTTTTCAATTCTACAAAATTGCCGATGCGGCAGTTCGCCCCAACTTCTGCGTGTCCCCGCAAGTGTGCGTAAGGGCCAATTCGCGAATTTTCAGCAACCATACTGTCAGAAACCACCGAATAAAGCACAGTCACATTTTCCGCAATCTGACTGTTTTCGATCAAACTGCCGGGGCCGATGCGACTCCCAGAGGCGATCGAAGTGTTTCCCCGCAAGTGAGTTTGCGGTTCAATTACCACATCCGGCTGCAACTCTACGGTATCGTCGATGGTGATGCTGTTGGGATCTAGCAGCGTCACTCCCGCCGTCATCCACTTGTCCTTGATCCGCGTTTGCAAAATATCGCAAGCTGTAGCTAAATGTTTGCGATCGTTAATTCCCAATATTTCTTGATAATCTTCCACATCCACCGCCATCACCGGACTGAGGAAATTTACCGTATCAGTTAGATAATATTCTTTTTGGTCATTATCTGCCTTCAATTCTGGCAAAATTTTCTCTAAATCCGGCCAGTGAAAGCAGTAAACACCTGCATTAATGCGGTGATTTTGCTTTTGAGCTTGTGTGCAGTCCCGGTCTTCGACAATTTGCTCGACTAAGTTTTGACTGTCGGTAAATACTCGCCCGTAGCCTTGGGGATTAGGCAAATTAGCTGTCAATAAAGTAGCAGAGTTTTGGTGCTGTTGGTGAATGGCAATCAATTGTTTGATAGTTTCTGCCCTCAGCAAAGGTACATCCCCATTTAAGACGAGCAAGTCTCCTTTAAATCCCTCTAAGTGAGGCAGCAATTGTTGGATGGCATGACCTGTCCCCAATTGTTCGGTTTGTTCGACAAATTCTAGGGGAGGAGATTGAGGATTTTTCCCTGATTTTTCTTGACCTCGAATCAGGGATTCTTTAACGAGTTCGCCTCGATAACCGACGATGACAAGCCGCCTGGTAATTTGAATTTCTTGACAACTTTGGAGGACTCGCTCCACTAGCGATCGACCGCCCAATTCGTGTAGAACTTTAGGCAAGTCAGATTTCATGCGCGTGCCGCGTCCAGCCGCTAAAATTGCTATTGCTACCATTGTGAGATCGAGTTATTTGCTATAAAAACTTGAATATTGACTAAATGATGATATCACTCGCTGTCCGCCGATGGCACTGCGATCGCACAAATTTTTCATCTAAACTTTCTCATCTCGCATCCGCGCGATCGAGGTTTTTTCCAGACGGATGCTGGTTGTAGGCGCGATGCTTGCAACATCTCGACTGGCGCGCCCGGTATCAAAAACCTGGTTGCAGCAGCAGTATTTGGCGGCCGGTCGAAAAAACTTGCATTCCTCATTACAAACCTGAGTTCGTTTGGGAGTAAGGACTGCGAGTCTTTTCCCAAGGGCTCGGAGGGGGAGCGAGAGTGATAATTTGCATCTTAGGGCTGGGATTTGCCACGATACATTATACTATTTGTTGAATTTCAGTTAGGTTGTTTTCAACTTTAAAAAACTATTTCTGACTTGTTCATTCCTTCTGCCTTCTACCTTCTGCATTATCAGGTGTCCAGCTATGACAGAGCTTAATTTTCAGGAACTTGCCAAGCAGGGAAATCTCGCCACTGCGATCGCATCTTGGCTAAACAGCCAGTTGCAATCTGAAGGCATCACGGCCTCGGCAAATCTCGACGGCGACTGTTTGGATGTAATTCTTGAGGCCGAGCAGGTACCCATAGAAAATACCTTAGTTGATTTTGTTCGCACCGAGCTGACGAATTTGCAGCCGGATTCGATTCGCAAAGTGAAGGTTGAGGGCCGAGAAAGCGGTCAGATTGCTGCTGCTTGGAGTCAAGAGTTTAGTTTGGAAAACAGCAATTTTGAACAACAGAGCTTTGCAGGAGAAGCTGTACCAAATACTGCTGTTGCTAATATGGACGATCGCATGGAGAACAATTTTGAGCAGGAAAAACCGCCGGAACTTGCTGCATTTGAGAACCGACTGCGATCGACTTTCATTGTAGTCGGGCTAGTAACGGGTATGTTGGCGATCGCGGTGGTGGCGTTTGTCGGTAAAATTTTGAACCAGCCGACAGCAAATGCGGGGAATAATACCGATGAAACAGCAAATTTAGCAACTCCACCGGATACTGCTCCAGATACTTTTCGAGAAGCCGTTAACAGCGCGCTCAAAGCAGCAGAATTGGGGCGAGTGGCAAAAACCAAGGAAGATTGGACGATAGTTACCGATCGTTGGCAAGAAGCCGTCTCATTAATGAGAAGAGTACCAGTGTCTAGCCCCAACCATCAACTAGCTCAAGCAAAAGTAATCGAGTATCAGAAATATCTGCTTTACGCTCAAGAAGCCGCAGTAACTCCCCCTCTGCCAACTCCAACTCCCGCACCAGCCGAAAAATTACCTTCGGAAAAATCAACTCCTAAAAAATCCAATTCGCCCAAAGAAACTTCGGAAAAAGCAACTCCTAAAAAATCCAATTCTGAAAATAGAGCTTCTGAGAAAGCAACTTCTAAGAAATCTCCTTCCGACAAAAAAGAAGAACCAGAGAAAAAATCTCCTTCTAGATAATGTTAAACTATAGATTTGAAGAATTATGACTGACAACACTTTAATCGTTTCTCCTGAATGGTTGGCCACCCATACCGACAATCCGCAAGTTGTAATCATTGACTGTCGTTTTTCCCTGGCCGACCCGGAATTGGGACAAAAACAATATCAAGAAAGTCACATTCCGGGAGCTTCCTATTTAGATTTAAACCGCGATCTCGCCAGTTCAGTCGGCAAACACGGCGGTAGACATCCGCTGCCAAATATTGAAGAATTAGCTGATAAATTGAGCGCGATCGGCATTAATTCACCTGAAACTTTAGTCGTCGCCTATGACGATTCGCGGCTGGCCTTTGCAGCTCGTTTGTGGTGGCTGCTGCGATATATGGGACACAGCAAAGTGGCTGTGTTAGACGGCGGTTTCAGCGCATGGAAAGCGGCGGGCTATCCGGTAACAAGTATTTTGCCAGACCCCCGCGAGGGTAAATTTATTGCTCGCTTGCAGCAGGATTTGGCGGTAGATATTGAGGCGGTAAAAGAGCGTAAAGACTTGCCGGGACAAGTTTTGGTTGATTCGCGAGAAAGCGAGAGATATGAAGGTTTGCGGGAGCCGATCGACCCCATTGCAGGTCACATTCCGGGTGCGGTTAACTATCCTTGGCAAGGGGTGACGGATGAAACTGGAAAAGTGCGATCGGCATCCGAACAAAAACAGCGGTGGACAGAATTAGAAAAAGCTGAAGAAATTATTGTTTATTGCGGTTCCGGGGTGACGGCTTGCGTTAATTTACTGTCTTTAGAAATCGCCGGAATTCCCGATGCTAAACTTTATGTCGGTAGCTGGAGTGACTGGTGTTCTTATCAGTTGTAGGGTGCAGGAGCGAGATGATTGTGGACTGTTGACTGTTGACTGTTGACTGTAAGTTGTATGGTAGCCGGCATTCCTGTCAACTTAACGTTAAACCCTCAGTCCGGCGGCCGTTGAAACAAGAGCCTCAAAGCGAAAGTCCTCGCTTTGAGGACTAATGAGTTCTTCAGTCCTCTTTGAGAGGACTTTAGCTATGAGACAGGGAATTTATTCCCTGGCGGACTGTTGGGTCAGCGGGAGGACGGGCGGACTAAAAGCTTAAGTTGACACCAATAGGTAGCGGGTAATCATTTCGACTGGCATCTTGCACCCTTCTCAAGAAAAGGCTAATGGACAATGGTGCAAGATGTCAGTTTCGGCGCACATCAATGTAGTTGTAAGGTGCGCGCTGTGCACCTTACGGCGAATTAAATAATACCCTAAAAATCAAAATAAATATAAGGCAAACCCCCTTCGGGAGCCAACACCCAAACCGCATACAAACAAAGCGGCACTAACACCAATTTCAGCGGCCAATTTAACTCCAATTTCAAACCCCGACTCAACGCATAATTCCCCAGCATCGCTGCAGCCAAAGCCACCAACATCCAAGTTAAATGCACTCTTTCCAAACCCAAAGCTTCTACATAAACTTTCTCAGCAAACTGCACGTCAGCAGTG of Oscillatoria nigro-viridis PCC 7112 contains these proteins:
- a CDS encoding sulfurtransferase; its protein translation is MTDNTLIVSPEWLATHTDNPQVVIIDCRFSLADPELGQKQYQESHIPGASYLDLNRDLASSVGKHGGRHPLPNIEELADKLSAIGINSPETLVVAYDDSRLAFAARLWWLLRYMGHSKVAVLDGGFSAWKAAGYPVTSILPDPREGKFIARLQQDLAVDIEAVKERKDLPGQVLVDSRESERYEGLREPIDPIAGHIPGAVNYPWQGVTDETGKVRSASEQKQRWTELEKAEEIIVYCGSGVTACVNLLSLEIAGIPDAKLYVGSWSDWCSYQL
- the glmU gene encoding bifunctional UDP-N-acetylglucosamine diphosphorylase/glucosamine-1-phosphate N-acetyltransferase GlmU — protein: MVAIAILAAGRGTRMKSDLPKVLHELGGRSLVERVLQSCQEIQITRRLVIVGYRGELVKESLIRGQEKSGKNPQSPPLEFVEQTEQLGTGHAIQQLLPHLEGFKGDLLVLNGDVPLLRAETIKQLIAIHQQHQNSATLLTANLPNPQGYGRVFTDSQNLVEQIVEDRDCTQAQKQNHRINAGVYCFHWPDLEKILPELKADNDQKEYYLTDTVNFLSPVMAVDVEDYQEILGINDRKHLATACDILQTRIKDKWMTAGVTLLDPNSITIDDTVELQPDVVIEPQTHLRGNTSIASGSRIGPGSLIENSQIAENVTVLYSVVSDSMVAENSRIGPYAHLRGHAEVGANCRIGNFVELKNTQLGDRTNVAHLSYLGDATLGEKVNIGAGTITANYDGKNKHKTQIGDRSKTGSNSVLVAPITLGENVTVAAGSVVTEDVPNDGLVIARSRQVVKPGWKLKEPKK